Within the bacterium genome, the region TGAAATGGATCCTGGATCCGGCGACGGATGTCATCTGGGATTCCGCGGGGACGATCATCACGGCCGAGGGTCGAATCGAGCTTGCACCCACGAGCGATGAAGACTGGGAGCGGGTTCGTGCCAACGCGGCGATCGTTGCGGAGGCCGGCAATCTCCTGATGTTCCCGGATCGCGCGAAAGGGCCGGCCTGGGTCGGTTACGCCAAGGCGCTCCGCGGGGCGGGCGAACTCGTGATGCGTGCGGCCGAACTGAAGGACGCCGACCAACTCTTCGACGCGGGAGGGCAACTCTACGTTGCGTGCGTTGCTTGTCACGACCAGTACTGGATCCAGGGCGAGTAGGCTTGTCTTCGATCTCTCTCTTGCCCTTCTGCGAATGGCTGGCCTCGACCCGTTGGAGCATCGACCTTCACGAGTCGCTCTACATGTATCCCCTTGTCGAAACCACCCATGTCCTTTCCTTGCTGCTCTTCGTTGGGACGGTCCTGTTCGTGGATCTACGCCTGCTCGGGTGGACGCTTCGCGACGTGCCGGTCTCGGAGGTCGTGGCCCGGATCATTCCCTGGACGGTTGCCGGTTTCGGGGTCGTCACTGTCACTGGCGTCCTGTTGTTCTATGCGATTCCCGTTCGTAGCTATTTGAGCATCTTCTTTCGCATCAAGATGATCATGCTGGTCGTGGCGGGCGTCAGCGTCGTCACCTTCCACCGGCACATGAATCGGACCGTGGCGGCTTGGGATCGAGATCCCACGCCGCCGCCGAGGGCCCGCCTGGCCGGCGCAGTTTCGCTTTTTTCCTGGGTGACGGTGACCGTGACCGGCCGAATGATCGCCTACGACTGGTTCGATTGTGATCGTGGACAGTCCGCCTTCGTGAGTTGGGCTGCTGGCTGTCCCGTGGATCTCCCCTAGCCGATGAGCCTGTTCGAAGTCTTCGACTGGCTCGAGCAGCTTCCTCCCGGGGTTGCCATCCGGGATTCGCTCTGGCTCTTTCCGGTGGTCGAAGCCGGCCATCTCCTGGGCCTGGTCATGCTCGGTGGCGCCGTCCTCGTGCTCGATCTACGGCTCCTGGGTTTCGGTCTCCGAGACCAGACTGTCGCCTATGTCGAGCAGCAGACACGCCCCTGGCTGGTCGCTGCGATTGGGATCCTGTTCGCGACCGGCATCCCGCTCTTCCTGTCGGAAGCGATCAAGTGTTACTACAGCCAGGCGTTCTGGGTGAAGATGGCTGCCCTCGCCCTGGCGTTGCCGTTCACGTTCGGCCTGCGCAACCGGGTGGTTCGCCGAGCCGGCATGCATTCCCTGAACGCGCGACGCCTGGGGATGGCTTCGATCGCGATGTGGTTGACGGTGGCAGCTGCAGATCGTTGGATCGGCTTTTCCTAGCGGCGCTCGGGTTCTCGGGGGTCGGCTCCATCCCGTGGTGCCCCGGTCCCCGACGATCCCATGAAGATCTTTCGTCCGTCCGGGAAGGTGATGTCCTTGCCGTTGGCCTTGCAGGCCGGCTTGCAGGCCTTGTCCTTGGCTTGATATCCCCGCACCACGATCTCTTCACCGATGCTCAGGGTGTTCTTGTTCAAGCCCGCTCGCAGCAGTGTGTTCGGCGTGCCGCCTTCGACCATCCAGACGATCGTGCCGCCGTCGGCCTGGGGGACGCCCAGATGAATCCAGGCGTGCGGGTTGATCCATTCGATCTTGGTGACCTTGCCTTCCAACGAGACCGGTGCGTTCCTGTCGAACTCCGCAGCAAAGGCGTGGTGGGCCTGGGCAGCGGTTCCGGCGAGCGAGCCCAGGGAGGCTGCTAGGAGAAGGATCGGAGCAGGAGATTGCATGCCATCAGTCCTCGGCTCGGGCGCCCGCAAGAATGTTCGAGAGGGAGTAGTTGCCTTCGTGGCAAGCGTACTCGTAGATCTGTCCGTCTGCTTCGAGGAAGGGGATCTCGCCATTCCAAGCCTGCTTGAAGACGCTCGGATCGTCGACCTCGAATTCATACTGGATCTCGTGTTCACCGACGCGCGTGAACCGCTCGACCACCTTCGCATCTTCCGACATGTAGAGCCGGTGGCGGAGCGAGGCCCGGAAGCCCTGGCCGGGATGAAAGTTCGTCGTTTCGACAACCAACGTGTCCCCTTCCCAATGCCCGACCGAATCGCCCAGCCAGGGACGGATGTTCGCCGGTAGATGGCTGCCGCCGATCCGGATCATCCGCACGTTGTGGTTCATCTCGACCAGGATCATGACGAAACCGGGCGACTGCACGATCTGGTAGTGGTTGTTGTAGAGCACGGGAAGCATGGGCGGGCCTCCGGTCGAGCCAAATCCCACCAGGCAGCGCTCCCCGAGCAGGCGCGACTCCGGATCGTCCGCATTACGAAGCCGCCAATACTGTTTCGCGAGGCTCGCCATCCCCCGCCACGAATAGGGAATCTTGCCATCTTCGGGTTCGACGATGAGCGAGCTGCGGATCTCGCCGTCGACGATGGCCAGTCGGCTGCCGGCGTCCATCCAGAAGGTGTTGTAGCCGCCGACGTCCTCCCCGGCCGGTAGATCTCCCTCGGGTACCTCATCGACGGCGTCGAAGAAGTCCTTGGTCCGGCCCTCGATCTGGCGCGCCTCCTCGGGTGTCAGCACCAATGCGTCGATGCCGTCGGGACGCTCGAGGCCGGTGATCGTGGCATTCGTCCAGGTGCCTTGCAGGTCCGGAGCCCCGTCGGCCATCCGCGGAAGTGTCCACGCGGTCTGCCCAGGCGCAGCCTTCGCCAGCAGGATCGTTGCGAGGATCGAAACTGCCGCGATCCGGCACGGATGCGTGAGCGTCCCCTTCATTCGAGTGGGTGCTTTCGCAGGTGTCCGTAGAGCAGTTCCTCCACGAACTCCACGCAGTTGAACTGCATCAGCTTCGCGTCGGGCTCGACATGCCTGTAGAGGGTCATGCGAATCGTCCAGGGACGGGTGAAGACCTTCGCGTCCTCGAGGGTGGCTTCGTACTGCAACGTGTTCGCGCCCGTCTTCGTGAACCGCTCGATCACCCGCAGCGCCTCGCTGTGGAAGTTGCCGGAGCGATCGAGCCAGGTCTGGTCGTTCTGCCCCGTCGTTTCGATGACGAGCGTTTCGCCTTCCCAGGTTCCGGTCGATTGCCCCATCCAGGAATCGATGGGTGCAGGCCCCGGATCCTCCATGTGAATGTGCCGTACGGCTCCTGCGTACTCATAGGCGAAGAAAATCGCGTCTTTGTTGTGGAGGATCTGGAAGGGGTAGGGCATGTAGGTCGCCCGGGGAATGCCCGGCAGATAACACTTGATCTCCGGGTCTCGGGAAAGCCAGTTCGTCCGGTTCTCCGCCCGCTTCTTCAGGGCCGCTTCCTGGTAGGGGATTTCGCCACCGACGACGACGCCGAGGCCCGCAGGGACCGCGCCGACTGCACCGAGGGCCACGACTTCCTTGGCCGGCAGCGGGCCGCGCGGGCCCTCCCGAAGAGCATGGGAGGCCTTCGCCGGATGGGCCTCGAGGCCATCGTTGGCCCGGTTCATGACCTGCCAGATGCCATTCAGATCGGGCTTGTCACCGGCCTGTCCTGGAGCGGGCTCTGCGCTCCAGGATGTCGTTGAGCAAAGGACGCTGGCCAGAAGAAGGAGAAGGACTCGCCTTGCCATGGATCGGGATCGTATCCCCGCGACCGGTGTGGGGGCAAGCGGTTCAGGCGTCCCGATCAGAAGCCCGTCAGTTGGGCGAACCGATCTCGATGGTAGGCAGCGTCGCCAAGAGCGAGCTCCGCAACTTTCGCCCGCTTCAAGAACAGGCCGATCTCTTCCTCGTCGGTCATCCCGATCCCACCATGCATTTGCAGGCCTTCGCAGGTGACCAGACTGGCCGTGTCGGAGCAGCGAGCCTTGGCCGCACTCACCAGTCGGCTGGCTCCGGGCCGGTCTTCGTCGAGCGCCCGGAGCGCGTCGAGAACGACCGCCTGGGATAGCTCGACCTCGCAGAACATATGGGCGGCTCGATGCTTCAACGCCTGGAACGTTCCGATCAGGGCCCCGAATTGCTCCCGGGTCTTCAGGTAGGTGACGGTGCGCTCGAACACCTCTGTGCTGATCCCCACGAGTTCGGCTGAGACGGCTGCTGTTGCACGATCGAAGATTCCGTCCAGCAGGTCAGCGCCAGCCCCGATTTCACCCAACACGGCGTCCTTCCGGGTGGCGACGCCGGAGAGCCGAACGCGGGCGGTGTTGCGACTATCGACCGTGTTGGTGCGGATGACCTCACAGCCCTCCGTGCCAGCGTCGACGAGGAAGAGCGTCAAGCCGTCTCGGTCGCCGGCGCTGCCGGAAGTGCGCGCTGCGACGATCAAGTGGTCGGCCACGTGCCCGTCGAGGACGAAGACCTTCTCGCCCGAGAGCTTGAAGCCATCGCTGCTGGCTTCGGCCTTGGTGGCGATGGCGTAGGGCGCGAAACGCCCGGTCTCCTGGAAGGCCAACGCGAGGATCGCCTCTCCCGCGCAAACGCCGGGCAGGATGGCCTGCTTCTGGGCATCGGTTCCGCCTGCCGCGACCAGCCCTCCGCCCATCACGACCGTGGAGAGGAAGGGGTAGGGCGCCAGGGTTCGTCCGCATTCTTCCAGCACGACCCCAAGCTCGGCGAGGCCCAGATCAGCGCCGCCGAAGGCTTCTTCGAAGGGAATTCCCGCCCAGCCGAGGGCGGCCATCTCCTTCCAGAGTTCCCTCGAGAATCCAACCGTATCCTCGCGATCGCGTAGCTCCCGCAGATGGGTCACGGGA harbors:
- a CDS encoding cytochrome c, which encodes MAHRMVLTAFLTLALAGCRTAPVSEAPQSYRSYADAREVMKWILDPATDVIWDSAGTIITAEGRIELAPTSDEDWERVRANAAIVAEAGNLLMFPDRAKGPAWVGYAKALRGAGELVMRAAELKDADQLFDAGGQLYVACVACHDQYWIQGE
- a CDS encoding acyl-CoA dehydrogenase; translated protein: MSLVLTEEQELLKETAAEFLRERAPVTHLRELRDREDTVGFSRELWKEMAALGWAGIPFEEAFGGADLGLAELGVVLEECGRTLAPYPFLSTVVMGGGLVAAGGTDAQKQAILPGVCAGEAILALAFQETGRFAPYAIATKAEASSDGFKLSGEKVFVLDGHVADHLIVAARTSGSAGDRDGLTLFLVDAGTEGCEVIRTNTVDSRNTARVRLSGVATRKDAVLGEIGAGADLLDGIFDRATAAVSAELVGISTEVFERTVTYLKTREQFGALIGTFQALKHRAAHMFCEVELSQAVVLDALRALDEDRPGASRLVSAAKARCSDTASLVTCEGLQMHGGIGMTDEEEIGLFLKRAKVAELALGDAAYHRDRFAQLTGF